From the genome of Salvia splendens isolate huo1 chromosome 7, SspV2, whole genome shotgun sequence:
AAGAAAGCGACGTATTTGTACTACCAAAAGGGCCACACTAGTattcattactaaaaattaatactaccaTAAATACTAAATGTGATATAAATACTATCGCAATCTCTTGGGTTCATTACCATCTTTGATGCATGTAAAAATGTGTTATAGGGGTAAATATAATTCATATCGTGTCATATCATAATAGTGGAGTAAGGTGATGTTCGGTTGCATAGATTAAATAGTACTAAGATATAGTATGAGATTGAATATTGCTTGATACAAAGCTGTTCGGTTAATAGGACAATTTTGATATAAATATGCACCATTTTGatttgaaatattaattaataacaaattactGCATATTTACTACTATGCCCTCAAAAACACCTCTCCGATAAATATGTCTAATATGCTATAGTTTATTaccataaaatttttaaaatttaattatttttcatcgGAACTTCCAAGACAAAATCATGCCACTTTCCAACCAactaaaaccctaatttctcaAAATAATAAGCGATTAGCAAACCAGAACATTTATCCAAATTTCTAACCATGAAAAAttacttcattttcttctttcataAACCATACAATGGCAGAATACGAGGAGATAAATTACCTATCTTGgaattaggggtgagcaaaaaaaccggaaaccgaatatccgaaccgaaccaaaccgaaattttgaaattcgattcggttttttcggttttaaaaataaaaaaatttcagtttttcggttcggttcggttcggttcgggcgaagaaaaaaaccgaattatatatattctattaatttaatatattatattatatataatatatatattcttttaatatactctactatataatatatattatatgtattattaattttatattaaatataaatattctattagtatatatataaaataaaataaaatacgcatatataaatatatatttatattatatttatttttttcaggttttctgttttttaagttcggttttcggtttttcggtttttcggttttggttcagttttggcaaaaaaccgaaacgaaacccgaatgcacacccctacttGGAATTCTGTTTTCTTATCGTCTCTTTCACAATCTTGAAATActcaaatgatagaaaattggTTGTGTAGCCTGGTTTCTTGCAAAATTGGACAATAACAGGATTGATTTggcaaaaaaaaaggaaaaggctAAAAAAGGAATAAATGTTAGCCGCGGCCACAGATTGTTTTGTCGGAGGGGGGAGGCGGAGACTGAGAGTCGCGGGACAATCCATCTCTGATTAAGTCTTGGATGAAGTTGGGGATCTAATATTGCCATCCGAACATGGGCTTAATTATATCTGGGATATGATCTGTCCATCCGAACGGGCACTAAGTGTAACATATTATCATCCTCTGTCAATTTACTCTTTCGTCTCATGTTTATACAATTTTGGTTATATGGATTTTGTGGCATTTTCAtacttagaaaaaaaaatttgaattccGACTGCACTTCAGTTTCTAACATTATACTAGTAACTATTTAAGCTCTCCGTTGACGGGACGAAGGGAGCGTAGATCATCAACTATTCTTTTAAGAGTACAACAAAAGCTATTTTGTCAATAACATATTAACAATCTTTTAATATAACAAATTAAAGTGGAAGATTTATTGAAGAACGTACGAGAAATGGAAAATACAAAGTTATTAGAATTTATGATAATAATGCTCTGGAAATACCATGTCATGAGTTTCGATCAACCACCAAAGGACATTATAAATACAATGCAGTACATTCCTTTTATTTCGAAATTTATCAGAACTCTACTTTTGAAATACTCACTATTGTccctttttgacaaaaaatattaataaaacaatATGTAGAAGAAAAAGAGACTAAAATACACGAAGGCTTTTGCCTGTTGATATAATAATGCTCTGTCGCTAAAATAGACCTAACCTTCTATAAACCTCCCCggatttataaattatatattgtcCATGCTATGAAgatttgaaataataaaaaggtTTAATGGAAAATGTAATTTACTAGTTAATTATATAGTATGGTTTGAACATGTATTCCTTGTAATTTGGAATTTGATTTTCTAAACAAACATATAAAAATTAACATGTGTTTTTTTCATTCTTTAgaatcatatatttataattaatactatataagaatatagtataaaattgaagatataaattgttataataataatataaaattcattGCAAGTCTAGAAAAGTCCaaaagaaatatattatttcttcaATACATTATGAAAAAACACTCATATTAGTATATTATAGATATAGGTGGTAGAATATTTGATTGGAAGAATTTTAGAATAAATATTAAACTCAAAAACACTTAAATACTACTATcaaattgaaattttcaattctatatctattattattttcaattttattaataaaaactatAGTACgcatataattaatataaattagagtgttaattttattttattttgtgaagttatttattttattaaaatcataATCGAGGTGTTAATTTGTTATGAAACAACGCAGAAGAATAAACAAAAGTTGTACCCAATGTCGACCATATGGTTCTGGGTCAGCTATTTGGGTTGCGGGTAAATTTGGTGAGGagtaatttgataaaaaaaatttatcagTTAAAAATTTATAACCATGTAAGTTATTTGGATTAGTTTGCAGGCTTTAGGCTACATTAACATCCATACTTTTAAGAATTGGCCTTCTAATTGAACTCAAATACTCATTCTGCCCATGACAAATATTTTTGGTAGTGAACCGTAAGTATTTTAATAAAACAttgataaataaaagaaaattgaagaaaaaaaaataaaatattactagtattaataaaaaataaaatccacTTTATtcaatggatttttttttatctaaataaatagaaataattttAGTAGCCAAGAAAAAAGCATTAGATTGGTTACTGTTATTACcacttatttaattatgaatttcGATAAGTCTTCAACATAACTTCAGAAATccccaaaaattaaaataaaatcggataggagtatataatttttttctgaaaaatcACTTTTTTTGTGGGGGCCAGAGTTGGCAGCCGAGAGTAGGCCCATCACTTATATCTACAAACAATCAAAcctttaatttttcatttatcAACTTTGTATACGTAACTTTCTTGCTactttcattaaaatattacttCATATTTCTATATCGTGTCTTTCAAAAACAAATTCacagtaaaaaaattattattcagaATACATTTCCAATCTCcatttcaaaataataattcCTCCATCTCCAAATATAAtccatttttatcatttttgatTTGCCCGttaaaaatagtttattttgttcTTAAAAACTTTTCGTCATTACAATAACATAATTTGAATTTCAGCATTGCTGTTTATACAACTTTTGAAAGTCGTAAAAGTAGGACACTCTGAACCTCACCAAACTGCTTAAACGGGCAATTTTGATAATTGCGCAGACTTTTATGTTGAATTTTTCCCAACTAATCCGTGAAGAGGATAAAATGGTGAAACTGTCGGAATTGTGTAATTatccaaaatgaaaaatggaAAATCATCTCATTcttcctcttttctttttttccgttggctgaaaaacaaaataaaatgaaatgagaaTGGGATTCTagtaagagtgatgctaaatggccataatgtggccggccataaaaaagttaatttagtccatttacatgtataaaaaaattagaattaccgatataaacttatatgtgtgtgaatggacttgtgagttgatacttatctttgaattccattacgtaaaacacattaatatcacgaattaatGTATACGTTGAGcgacaatcaagaaatgacagtaataataagttgagcaaaaactacgaaagaacaacactaacatgttgagcaacatataatgaagatgatataaaagtaaaattaaatagtattaaaccaaaaatttgaaaaaaaattaatttttttgttatttacttaatttatggctggccataatgtggccacatagcattattcttctAGTAAATGTAATGTCAGATTTGTCACGAAAAATGAAAACACTGCTTTGAAACAGATAGGCATTGACTGTGTCTGCCCCTTCTCTAGAAGCTTATTTACTAGCTATAAATATAGCGTAGCTGATGCTATTTTTGTACTTTTATTTTCCAGATTGGCCTCATTATTTAATCATCACACATTTTCGTACATTCCTTTATTTATtgcaatgtccactatttatcaCCAAATTTTAGTAGTGCTATCACTTATTttagatattatccaataaattGATATCTTAAAAACATTTATCAATTAATGTTGATTGTAATACGATAAATTGTATGATATTTATCAATTTATAGATAGATATGATAAATTTACAAATTGAATTAACAATTTGTTAGTTTCgaattttatactaataaatttttgttagaataaatattttataaataattgttagttttttaataatatataatcCGATGAAtcacttgatgcactatttattagcactaaaaatacctgcaagcatacagtGTAGATTTAATATAGCTAAATGTCAGTatcgggatatcgaacacatggaataagattgcaactgactatcgTATACTAAGCGTCAAATGTTATCTAGAGACACAaagtttttgattttgaatttataaacataaataaataaacaaataatagaaagtatgaaaataaaataatactacaaagcaggctaaagaatgtagagttttaggattcaactactacgacctagtgataATTAATCTCAtagaacctttacctttatgcatctctaggattattaggaaagtcgcaaTTCTAGGATAAACCCTCTCTCTAGTGCACCTATCAAGTatattagactctaactatcaaagtgttcttccaatagattagattctaacaccttaagttcctaagactcaaaCCCCTCAtaaagggtcccctctctcgagtgcagataaacctatgtgttgtactcgttccttttaccacgtaaagctagctatctctcgattaatctactTAAACtgacatagttctaaagttgcccagacaaaagaacaataaaagtaCAAGAACAAGCAAACCAATCACAAGAATTAGGAaaatgttcaattcaataaatcaaaatatgTTCATAATAGTTTCaccaaaaaaattacaaatgatgtttaactactcaaagacaagtagtaaaaacaataataaaagtactagacatgaaagaaattgataaaaccaaGGTTtaatcttcaatcttctcttGTCTGGATCTGCATAGCTCTGCTCCAATGggagatggatgaattatgtgtggaatatgggatggaagaatgtgtagagagggagaaggatcGGAGGCATtgagatgaagattatgaattaggttaagaggtatttataggctggaaaatAGTTTAgttttgataattttcgtgccctacaagagataggagagatttgggcaataatttattttcttctttaattTTCGTATAAATTTCCGTCAGCTTGACTGCACTGTACAATGTTGTAGAAAGGTCATAACTTTCTTCACAAAACTCTGATTGAGACGTGCAAGGTATCCCGctaagctctttcgaagacgaagagaatagTATGCAATTatcactgattggacttcaaaaatGCTGGAAAATCGGCTTGAACTAAGGCTGCTGCACCTTGGCCTTTTTgcacatttttttctttctttttctatgatttctcaacaaacacatcaaaataccaaaatttacaaatatgcaatttaagaatataatttgcatgattgacatttaaaacgaaCAAATCTAGGTCATAAAAACATGCAAATTCGTGCTTGTCAATCACAATTTTTAAAACGTATCtactaattataaaaaaattcaaatctaaCCTAGGCCAGTAATTTGGCACCTCAATTTTGTTGACTTTAGTTACTAGTtagatttgaaaaaaattcaatcGGATTAGGTATGTTTTTGTAATTGTTATTTTATTGGGTTTGATTTGGAAACAAGTGATAGTACTCCTAATGCTtgagttcattatatatatatatatatatatatagggagatgatcaaaataagtatgtgtttaaatccagaaatgcagaccaaatcttggccctaggattagatgatctaatggtcaataattaaccaaaaacacggaaggtcataattaaacaattttaggtcatattataatatttgggtttaatgtcatgctaagatcgttttaggtcatgctttgttagcatgacctaaaaattacctaattatgacctaaaagtgacctaattatgatattgttctgcgtttctgtatttaaatctagttttgcatagatcaaaaccctatatatatatatatatatatatatatatatatatatatatatatatatatatatatatatatgggatggaagaatgtgtagagagggagaaggatcAGAGGCATtgagatgaagattatgaattaggttaagAGGTATATATAGGCTGGAAAATAGTTTAgttttgataattttcgtgaCCTACAAGAGataggagagatttgggcaacaatttattttcttctttaattTTCGTATAAATTTCCGTCAGCTTGACTGCACTGTACAATGTTAGTAGAAAGGTCATAACTTTCTTCACAAAACTCTGATTGAGACGTGCAAGGTATCTCGctaagctctttcgaagacgaagagaatagTATGCGATTatcactgattggacttcaaaaatGCTGGAAAAATCGGCTTGAACTAAGGCTGCTGCACCTTGGCCTTTTTgcacatttttttctttctttttctatcatttctcaacaaacacattaaaataccaaaatttacaaatatgcaatttaagaacataatttgcatgattgacatttaaaacgaaCCAAATCTAGGTCATAAAAACATGCTAAATCTGTGCTTGTCAATCACTATTTTTAAAACGTATCtactaattataaaaaattcaaatctaACCTAGGCCAGTAATTTGGCACCTCAATTTTGTTGACTTTAGTTACTAGTtagatttgaaaaaaattcaatcGGATTAGGTATGTTTTTGTAATTGTTATTTTATTGGGTTTGATTTGGAAACAAGTGATAGTACTCCTAATGCTTGAGttcattttatatatataggggtgtgttaaaataataaccatatttatggtgataacctaataacttatcattttatgggtcaaaaatattatttttactaaaaatgatatttatacactataaaataatattttttcagcatgcatagaatgatacttttaatccataaaatgatattctattttataaaatgatatatttcgtccatagaatgataggttattaggttatcaccataaatatgggttatatatatatatatatagagtagtgatctagaGCAAGAGCCCCTTAaacctataactagagaacaaatcacagccacaagatcaacaaaatcaagggctagggttaattttcgaatttaaggaTAGATTAGTtccatcaatcacaaatttactccataataacaaggcaggggtattatggtcattgcatatCCAATTGAATTTACGCCACATCAGGTTAGGTCTGCAAAATTCAACGATTGCCAAGCTGATTTGAttgatttttgaatttaaatggCTCCACTACATCGGAGCGCAACAACAATTTGAAATCCCTAATTTGAGGTAACGCCATGAAACTTTCGCGTGTAGACTGGAATTCGGTAGGTCGTAGGAGCAATTGGAAAGACAAACGGGTAAGTAAACAGAGGAGAGGATGGAGCAGCAGTCATTGGTTAGCTCCGAATACTGGCGATGAACATGATAGGACTGAGGTTGGGGAAGGCGTTGAGGGTCGTGTTGATGGTGGATTTGAAGCAGTAGAAATTGGAGAAAGAGGTTGTGTGGAAGGGAGTTTGCAAGTAGAGATGAAGATGATTGATGATAGTAATGTGAATGATTCCAAGGCATAAGATAAAAATCTGGTACTGAATTCAAGATAGCTGAAAGTGTTGATgatgaaataaaaatagttaaacTTTGTTGTATGATTGGTTTATACAGTgataatattagtattaattaggTCAAAGATTACTTTTCTATTACAAGAGAAATTATTATGTTCATTTTGATAATTATCCATGCTTTGTGGCTTGAAGTGAactaatgctaagagtgatgtgatttgtaaacaagagtgaagagaactaatgctaagagtgatgtgttttgtgaacaagagtgaagtgaactaatgctaagagtgatgtgatttgtgaacaacagtgaagtgaactaatgctaagagtgatgtgttttgtgaacaagagtgaagtgaactaatgctaagagtgatgtgttttgtgaacaagagtgaagtgaactaatgctaagagtgatgtgatttgTGAACGAGAGTGAAGTGAactaatgctaagagtgatgtgttttgtgaacaagagtgaagtgaactaatgctaagagtgatgtgatttgagaacaacagtgaagtgaactaatgctaagagtgatgtggtttgtgaacaacagtgaagtgaactaatgctaagagtgatgtggtttGTGAAAAACAGTGAAGTGAactaatgctaagagtgatgtgatttgTGAACAACAGTGTAGTGAactaatgctaagagtgatttTATTTTCTCATATCCATGAAGCTGCTGCAGCCGAAATAAGGTCAAAGATTCGTAAACAATAGAactaatgctaagagtgatgtgattcataaaatcatgctaagagtgatgtgtttgtaaacaaaagtgaagtgaaatcataataagagtgatgtgttttgtaaacaagagtgaagtaaaatcatgctaagagtgatgtgttttgtaaacaagagtgaagtaaaatcatactaagagtgacgtgttttgtaaacaagagtgaagtaaaatcatgctaagagtgatgtgttttgcaaacaagagtgaagtaaaatcatgctaagagtgatgtgttttgcaaacaagagtgaagtaaaatcatgctaagagtgatgtgttttgcaaacaagagtgaagtaaaatcatgctaagagtgatgtgttttgtaaacaagagtaaagtaaaatcatgctaagagtgatgtgttttgtaaacaagagtgaagtaaaatcatgctaagagtgatgtgttttgcaaacaagagtgaagtaaaatcataataagattgaAGTAAAGAAACAACATtgtaaaaattttaataaaccGTAACTGTGATTAGCAGATAAAATCGTATTATTAAGATATAAACAACGAATTGAGGTCCTTGTGGAGTTGGCAAACAAAATTTAGATGTATGAAAATGATTATGAAATGAGATAATCGTAGCTAAAATTATTCAATCTAATTCaaattatattcatatatattcgtacttttttcaaattttgaatgacAAATTATGAACCTTTCCATTCTTATATCGGTGAAATCGAAGCTAATATAGTCGACTACGTACAAATCATTCAATGATATAACTGGCATCATAATTTGattcatttatatatttttattcacatttttcTCTGCCATTGCTTCGCTGCCTTAACAACATATATCTCTGCCAGAACTGATCAGAGATCGCCGGCAGGTTGAGGTCGAAATCCCGGTGATTAACAGTGGACCCCACCTCTTCCGACGAActggaggcggcggcggcgccatCGTAGTAGTGGCAGCGCTTGTGCCCTCCCAAGGCTTGCCCCGTGGGGAAGCGCTTGTGGCAGATGGCGCACTTGTGGACTCTCCCTCCGGCGCCGGAGAAGGGTGCCGCCGGAGAGGAGGTGCAAGCTGCTCCGCCACCTCTTTCGTGAAAGAaggagagagtgtgtgtttgtgtgtgagtgTGAATAGTGTGTATGtgaaaatatgagaataaagttgattcctaaaatacccctacgcagtttttattaactaaaattGCTTACTTATTTTGgtcattggattaagataatgagtggctgagatttgttctctagttatacacttaaaattagttatatcttgatcactaacctatatatatatatatatatatatatatatatatagtagtgatctatgacaaacacctcttaaccatataactagagaacaaataatagccacaagatcaaaaaaatcaagggctaatattaattttcgaatttaatgagatattagctccctcaatcacaaatttactccataataacaagtcaggggtattattgtcattgcACAAAAAATTTagattatgaaaatttttacttcatttgaaGGTTAACTTCACGGACATGAAGCGAGTGGATCTGATCAAGGAgatcgcggcggagttcgagctgATCGCGAACCGGCTGTCGGAGACGGAGGGTGGCGACAGTGGCGTCGGTGGTGGAGCTGGAGCCGCAGCATCTGGCGGAGATCGCGAAGCGCGCGCAGAAGCTGACCGGGCCGAAGAATGTGAAGCTGAAGACGGTGATCGACAAGTCGCTGCTCGCCGGAATCATCATCCGGTATGGGAATTCCGGCTCAAaattgagtttaattactcttagGTTGCTGAATGTTGTATGTGAATTCAAGAATTATTGAAGAATTCGGAGCTCTGTTCATCAAAGCTAGAATTTGCCCGAGCAAAGGCGGCGATCGGTTTCAGCTATAAATACGGCGAATTGAGCTACGGAAATTCTTgtaataatagtaattgaagttcatcctcttctaattcggctaaattttcattcttaattatttatttgatcagagagaaatttgtaaatgctgatgctagaaggtgtttgatcaatctgattttacttcactcttgtttagaaaacgcttcactcttgttcacaaaacaaatcactcttattctgattttacttcactcttgttcacaaaacacatcactcttattctgattttacttcactcttgttcacaaaacacatcactcttattctgattttacttcactcttgttcagaaaacacttcactcttgttcacaaaacacatcactcttattctgattttacttcactcttgttcacaaaacacttcactcttgttcagaaaacacttcactcttgttcacaaaacacatcactcttattctgattttacttcactcttgttcacaaaacacatcactcttattctgattttacttcactcttgttcagaaaacgcttcactcttgttcacaaaacgcatcactcttaccatgattttacttcactcttgtttacaaaacgcatcactcttattatgattttacttcactcttgttcacaaaacacttcactcttgttcacagaacacattactcttattatgattttacttcactcttgtttacaaaacacatcactcttgtttacaaaacgcatcactcttagcatgattttacttcactcttgtttacaaaacacatcactcttaccatgattttacttcactcttgtttacaaaacgcatcactcttattatgattttacttcactcttgttcacaaaacacttcactcttgttcacagaacacatcactcttattatgattttacttcactcttgtttacaaaacacatcactcttgttctgattttacttagACATGTAATGGGGCATGCATCCTATCTAATGACATGAGCAATGAACGAATCCAACTCAATCCTCGAAACGCCGCCCGCCTCCGTCGCCTCCCTCACGGCGGCGCCCAGCTTCTCCGCCGTCTCCTTAATCCGACACCCTTCTTCCGACGCCATGAATCTCCTCACGACACTCTCAATCAACGACGCCTTCACTACTCCCGCCCTATCCTTCCACTCCCTCACCACAATCTCCGTCTTCAAAACATCTGCAACCAGCGCGGCGTTGCTCGGCTGGTCGGAATGCATAGGCCACGCCGCGATCGCCACCCCGCCGTCATGCTCTCCACGCACGAATTCCACCCCCGCGATCGCGGAAGC
Proteins encoded in this window:
- the LOC121810750 gene encoding zeatin O-xylosyltransferase-like, with translation MSTEYIYHGQWIKSTEYLGNVNGISVELQRHHTNGNTKLGTYLEQISEMCSCWRSRNARLASAIAGVEFVRGEHDGGVAIAAWPMHSDQPSNAALVADVLKTEIVVREWKDRAGVVKASLIESVVRRFMASEEGCRIKETAEKLGAAVREATEAGGVSRIELDSFIAHVIR